In Thiovibrio frasassiensis, one DNA window encodes the following:
- a CDS encoding tetratricopeptide repeat protein gives MSRLKALLAFTLSFSIIAALPGCAPMDSGGSQPKDVIPAGYTYHPKPRPEIVSPEAAKKDLAALLAGSKNPGIKYHGQPGLNNSANEEALTAFIRGKSGPITFWYDPQNELLFMAFSGSSALDDRIEVHPRILFFYADLLDQPIVVIKTTEWPSWGRHVVEKNMEGIVRPYKIHFPGLMSFVFEGLPDAQRFADDLFVIQQALQKKHDERLALFQAKATQYRGMKVKPPVSEEQRKYIVQANALNQRKEYAGAIDLYSKVIDVDPVSFPPAYFNLALLCAQMQRFQPAIAYMKQYLLLVPDANDARAAQDKIYEWELK, from the coding sequence ATGTCTCGGTTGAAAGCGCTCTTGGCATTCACTCTGTCTTTTTCCATCATAGCCGCTTTGCCGGGCTGCGCTCCCATGGATTCCGGCGGGAGCCAGCCCAAGGACGTTATCCCGGCAGGGTACACCTATCACCCCAAGCCCCGGCCCGAAATTGTGAGCCCTGAGGCGGCGAAGAAGGATCTGGCCGCGCTGCTGGCCGGCAGCAAAAACCCCGGCATCAAATACCATGGGCAACCCGGCCTTAACAATAGTGCCAATGAGGAGGCGTTAACGGCATTCATCCGGGGCAAAAGCGGCCCGATCACCTTCTGGTACGACCCGCAGAACGAACTGCTATTCATGGCCTTTTCAGGCAGTAGCGCCCTGGATGACCGGATCGAGGTGCACCCCCGTATCCTCTTTTTCTATGCCGATCTCTTGGACCAACCCATCGTGGTTATAAAAACAACGGAATGGCCCTCCTGGGGCCGCCATGTTGTGGAAAAGAACATGGAAGGGATTGTGCGCCCCTATAAAATCCATTTCCCGGGGCTGATGTCCTTTGTCTTCGAAGGCCTGCCCGATGCGCAACGGTTTGCCGACGACCTCTTTGTTATCCAGCAGGCATTGCAGAAGAAGCATGACGAACGGCTCGCTCTTTTTCAGGCAAAGGCGACGCAATATCGCGGGATGAAGGTCAAACCGCCGGTCTCCGAGGAGCAGCGGAAATACATCGTGCAGGCCAATGCCCTGAATCAACGAAAAGAGTATGCCGGGGCCATTGATCTGTACAGCAAGGTCATCGACGTCGATCCGGTCTCTTTCCCGCCGGCCTATTTCAACCTGGCCCTGCTTTGTGCCCAGATGCAGCGGTTCCAACCGGCCATTGCTTATATGAAACAGTATCTGCTTTTGGTGCCGGACGCCAACGATGCCCGCGCTGCTCAAGACAAGATCTACGAATGGGAATTGAAATAG
- a CDS encoding HigA family addiction module antitoxin: MNRLPNIHPGEILREEFLKPMGLSQYRLAKAIGVPAMRISEICAGKRSVTADTALRFSRAFGTTPGFWLGLQADYDTEEAEKIAGESLARITPLAA; the protein is encoded by the coding sequence ATGAACAGACTGCCCAACATCCATCCCGGCGAGATACTGCGGGAAGAATTTCTCAAACCCATGGGGCTCAGCCAATACCGCTTGGCCAAGGCCATCGGCGTTCCGGCCATGCGCATCAGCGAGATTTGCGCCGGGAAGCGTTCGGTCACCGCCGACACCGCCCTGCGGTTTTCCCGCGCCTTCGGCACCACACCGGGGTTCTGGCTTGGCTTGCAGGCCGACTACGACACCGAGGAAGCTGAAAAAATCGCCGGGGAATCGCTTGCCCGCATCACGCCATTGGCTGCATGA
- a CDS encoding type II toxin-antitoxin system RelE/ParE family toxin, which translates to MITAFHDSDTEKVWRGEFSRRLPNQIQAVARRKLRMLNNARALDDLRIPPANRLERLTGDRDGQWSIRINDQWRVCFAWADGNAEQVEICDYH; encoded by the coding sequence ATGATCACCGCATTCCACGACAGCGACACGGAAAAGGTGTGGCGCGGCGAATTTTCGCGGCGTTTGCCCAATCAGATTCAGGCCGTCGCCCGCCGCAAGCTGAGAATGCTGAACAACGCCCGTGCTCTCGACGACCTGCGCATCCCCCCGGCCAACCGGCTTGAACGGCTTACCGGAGACCGGGACGGACAATGGAGCATCCGGATCAATGACCAATGGCGCGTCTGCTTTGCCTGGGCGGACGGCAACGCGGAGCAGGTCGAAATCTGCGACTATCACTGA
- a CDS encoding metallophosphatase domain-containing protein has translation MKLALFSDTHATHGRINIPDADILIFAGDMTHCRTSQDVANFNNFLGTLPHKHKIVIGGNHDHRLARDPGKAKALLSNAVYLQDEGVVLSGITLYGTPWQPTFNDYACDAFALPRGQALKEKWDMIPAKIDILVTHAPPLGIFDQDGPVSHGCSELAAAVAKLKPKYHIFGHIHSHHGMIKIDSTSYINCNVQGKNGVLRSALLLDYYSGELLKVESNKE, from the coding sequence ATGAAATTAGCTCTTTTCAGCGATACCCATGCAACACACGGGAGAATAAATATCCCCGATGCAGATATTTTAATATTTGCCGGCGATATGACCCATTGCAGAACTTCGCAAGATGTTGCGAACTTTAACAACTTCCTGGGAACTCTTCCCCATAAGCATAAAATTGTCATTGGAGGCAATCACGACCACAGGCTGGCACGTGACCCGGGAAAGGCCAAAGCTCTTTTATCTAACGCGGTATATCTTCAGGATGAAGGTGTTGTTCTTTCCGGGATCACTCTCTACGGAACGCCTTGGCAACCAACATTTAATGACTATGCTTGCGATGCCTTTGCCTTGCCACGAGGGCAAGCCCTGAAAGAAAAATGGGATATGATCCCAGCAAAAATCGATATCTTGGTCACCCACGCCCCACCGTTAGGCATTTTCGACCAAGATGGCCCTGTATCGCATGGCTGCTCCGAGCTTGCCGCTGCCGTGGCCAAACTCAAACCCAAATATCATATTTTCGGCCATATCCACAGTCATCACGGAATGATCAAAATTGACTCTACAAGTTATATAAATTGTAACGTCCAAGGGAAAAACGGTGTGTTACGATCCGCACTATTGCTTGACTACTACTCAGGAGAGCTCCTTAAAGTTGAAAGCAATAAAGAATGA
- a CDS encoding tetratricopeptide repeat protein, which yields MRYQAKTVLVFSSYIMLMVTLTGCAGVGKVAYRPVPRPDMTCAVAVDDILNAARAGKIYTATGPFTPVRHITNIIVNENGTVRWELTPEPGLPRAFDISLLAPRQDFAVNEWGPSWAITLPGFMIAGSLPNLTKVADDLYVIQQSVENLTERQNKELALFQTIAAKYRALAIKPPVSEEQRKFVVQANAFNERKEYTKAIDLYQKAIEVDPVSYPPAYFNLALLSAQIQWFKSAIRYMKQYLLLVPDAKDARSGQDKIYEWEAMVNK from the coding sequence ATGAGGTATCAGGCCAAAACTGTTCTCGTTTTCAGTAGTTATATTATGCTCATGGTTACATTAACAGGATGTGCAGGGGTGGGCAAGGTAGCATATCGTCCTGTTCCTCGGCCGGATATGACCTGTGCCGTTGCCGTGGATGATATTCTGAACGCTGCACGCGCCGGCAAGATATATACGGCGACAGGACCGTTTACACCTGTGCGTCACATTACCAACATCATTGTTAATGAAAACGGGACGGTGAGGTGGGAGCTTACCCCTGAACCGGGCCTTCCCCGTGCTTTCGACATCTCCTTGTTAGCGCCCAGGCAGGATTTCGCTGTCAATGAGTGGGGGCCGAGCTGGGCAATCACACTTCCCGGTTTCATGATCGCAGGAAGTCTGCCGAACTTAACAAAAGTCGCAGATGACCTTTATGTTATCCAACAAAGTGTGGAGAACCTGACGGAGAGACAGAATAAGGAGCTTGCTCTTTTCCAGACAATCGCCGCCAAGTACCGAGCCCTTGCCATCAAGCCCCCGGTATCGGAAGAGCAGAGAAAATTTGTCGTGCAGGCCAATGCCTTCAATGAACGAAAGGAGTATACGAAGGCAATTGATCTGTACCAGAAGGCCATCGAGGTGGACCCGGTTTCCTACCCGCCCGCCTATTTCAATCTGGCCCTGCTCTCCGCGCAGATACAGTGGTTCAAGTCGGCAATCCGGTATATGAAGCAGTATCTCCTCTTGGTCCCCGACGCCAAGGACGCTCGCAGCGGGCAGGACAAGATCTATGAGTGGGAAGCCATGGTGAACAAGTAA
- a CDS encoding radical SAM/SPASM domain-containing protein gives MEFEPKWIAWEITRRCNLKCVHCRSSSGLEAKGHPDFTLAEAKRVLDDIASYGKPVVVLSGGEPLLRADVFEIAQYGTDLGLRMCLATNGTLVTQEICGKIKAAGIRMVSLSLDGASAAVHDNFRNQPGAFAGTINAAKLFKENGISFLINSSFTKRNQEEIPKIYHLAKELGATAWYMFMIVPTGRGEDIMDELIAPEDYEKLLVWHYEMEKGEKDILVRPTCAPNYYRVVLQQAKAQGDDFERRTLQFSTGGAKGCLAGQLISLIDVDGNVLPCSYFPLAAGNIREKSFKEIWEHSELFHDLRNFKAYKGRCGSCEYVNVCGGCRARAYAVSGDYMAEEPYCTYVPKKMKNEKLRVKS, from the coding sequence GTGGAATTTGAACCGAAATGGATAGCCTGGGAGATCACCAGGCGCTGCAATCTCAAATGTGTGCATTGCCGCTCCTCCTCCGGGCTGGAGGCAAAAGGACACCCTGATTTCACCCTGGCCGAGGCCAAGCGGGTGCTGGACGATATCGCCTCCTACGGCAAGCCGGTGGTGGTGCTTTCCGGTGGTGAACCCCTGCTGCGGGCCGATGTCTTTGAGATCGCCCAGTACGGCACCGACCTGGGGCTGCGCATGTGTCTGGCCACCAACGGCACCCTGGTGACCCAGGAGATCTGTGGCAAGATCAAAGCGGCCGGAATCCGCATGGTTTCCCTGAGCCTGGACGGGGCGAGCGCTGCAGTGCATGATAATTTCCGCAACCAGCCCGGCGCCTTTGCCGGCACGATCAACGCGGCCAAGCTCTTTAAGGAGAACGGCATCTCCTTTTTGATCAACTCCTCCTTCACCAAGCGCAACCAGGAGGAGATCCCCAAGATCTACCATCTCGCCAAGGAGCTCGGGGCCACGGCCTGGTACATGTTCATGATCGTACCCACCGGTCGCGGCGAGGATATCATGGACGAATTGATCGCCCCGGAGGATTACGAGAAGCTCCTGGTCTGGCATTACGAGATGGAAAAGGGAGAAAAGGATATCCTGGTCCGCCCCACCTGCGCCCCGAACTACTACCGGGTCGTGCTCCAGCAGGCCAAGGCGCAGGGCGACGATTTCGAGCGGCGGACCCTGCAGTTTTCCACCGGCGGCGCCAAGGGGTGTCTGGCCGGGCAGTTGATCTCCCTGATCGATGTGGACGGCAACGTCCTGCCGTGCAGCTATTTCCCCCTGGCCGCAGGCAACATCCGGGAGAAATCCTTCAAGGAGATCTGGGAGCATTCGGAGCTGTTCCACGATCTGCGCAATTTCAAGGCCTACAAGGGCCGCTGCGGTTCCTGCGAGTATGTCAACGTCTGCGGGGGGTGCCGGGCCAGGGCCTATGCCGTGAGCGGCGACTACATGGCGGAGGAGCCCTACTGCACCTACGTCCCGAAAAAAATGAAAAATGAAAAGTTAAGAGTGAAAAGTTAA
- a CDS encoding PDZ domain-containing protein, with the protein MRNPIFLWSITTLLLAGCAVEQPPAPLSVAPHATTPSTRTNIAQNPGTPTAPAHTAAPQPTVGQKTRATGTPEDARRHMLRGMAAIEMAKSNDDLALAEDEFRLATEIAPRMAIAWFNLGKAQTQLGRNNEAMASFRQYLTLAPDAKDAQTVRDEIVKLEFRRELAAKAQARVGLWVGQDGSFYRLTLNGNRLTLKTDQRRVPEEEVRSTYSLVGDVPVSGYTPAEYQLTLQGNRLTGTWSRGGVRADKCMIPPDTSEAAGELNDREGKIVLHHESTSYQASTQMSLLGDDSCGGVVAVGKKTAEDTLYGPLGKGWLDVTLSGLTQWWDGGFSMVQYGWQGRLKVGVKPGTPAFEAGLRDEDEILAIDGVAVKSLSAGQAVVRLYGEPGSTVTLELWRKGNQAPFTLAIQRIDVSSLQAKQ; encoded by the coding sequence ATGCGCAACCCCATCTTCTTGTGGAGCATAACCACCCTTTTGCTGGCCGGATGCGCGGTGGAACAGCCGCCCGCGCCGCTGTCCGTTGCCCCGCATGCAACCACGCCAAGCACAAGGACAAACATTGCCCAAAATCCGGGTACGCCGACCGCCCCGGCCCATACTGCTGCGCCGCAACCAACGGTGGGGCAAAAAACCCGCGCCACCGGCACGCCGGAAGATGCCCGGCGCCATATGCTTCGCGGCATGGCCGCCATTGAAATGGCCAAATCCAACGATGACCTGGCCCTGGCCGAAGACGAGTTCCGCCTGGCCACCGAGATTGCCCCGCGGATGGCCATTGCCTGGTTCAACCTAGGCAAGGCCCAAACCCAGTTGGGACGCAATAACGAGGCCATGGCCAGCTTTCGCCAATACCTGACCCTTGCCCCCGACGCCAAAGACGCGCAAACCGTGCGCGATGAAATCGTCAAACTCGAATTCCGGAGGGAACTGGCGGCCAAGGCCCAGGCGCGGGTGGGACTCTGGGTGGGGCAGGACGGCTCTTTTTACCGCCTGACCCTCAACGGCAATCGGCTGACCCTTAAAACCGACCAGCGGCGGGTGCCGGAAGAGGAAGTCCGCTCCACCTATTCCCTGGTCGGCGATGTCCCGGTCTCGGGGTACACCCCGGCGGAATACCAGCTCACCCTGCAGGGCAACCGTCTCACCGGCACCTGGAGCCGGGGGGGTGTGCGCGCGGACAAATGCATGATCCCCCCGGACACCTCGGAGGCCGCCGGCGAACTGAACGACCGTGAGGGCAAGATCGTCCTGCACCATGAGAGCACGAGCTACCAGGCTTCCACGCAGATGTCCCTTCTGGGCGACGACAGTTGCGGCGGCGTCGTTGCCGTCGGGAAGAAAACAGCGGAAGACACGCTCTACGGCCCCCTCGGAAAAGGCTGGCTGGACGTGACCCTCTCGGGACTCACGCAATGGTGGGATGGCGGTTTCTCCATGGTCCAATACGGCTGGCAGGGACGCTTGAAAGTGGGGGTGAAGCCGGGAACCCCGGCCTTTGAGGCGGGATTGCGCGACGAGGATGAGATCCTGGCCATCGACGGCGTGGCAGTGAAAAGCCTCTCCGCGGGCCAAGCCGTGGTCCGACTGTACGGCGAGCCTGGGAGCACCGTCACGCTGGAGCTCTGGCGGAAAGGCAACCAAGCCCCCTTTACCCTCGCCATCCAGCGCATCGATGTCTCTTCGCTACAAGCCAAGCAATGA
- a CDS encoding PDZ domain-containing protein, giving the protein MHRAYFSLLLTISLVLALAAPALAQSNPEDAHTYMVRGMAAVEMAKSNDELAAAVKEFRKATEIAPTLAPAWYNLGLAQAKIGQLKDAIESYRKYVALAPKANDAQKVKDEIIKLEYRLEQIEQINAFAGEWVAADGTLRASIVAEGNKLTITMNTTVTFSGSTAAWIYDNPIPSPNVYDNKSLVFHLESRGSKLLGTLESPEIPPYTTGACSLPPEKNQAEGTWENGRIMLKSTVMKFKMIMNSNDSLFADPKVRCDGVAAIGTMPFALALIGPLGTGGIGAGVSSGAAGGLMITEVIAGAPAEQAGLRKGDEIVAVDGSELSLLKGDGEKLMKLRGQPGSMVQLVVKRVNEKSDSSPATERGNTLTLSVARVDISARK; this is encoded by the coding sequence ATGCATCGAGCTTATTTTTCTTTGCTGCTTACGATTTCCCTTGTCCTAGCCTTGGCTGCACCAGCCTTGGCCCAGAGCAATCCCGAGGACGCCCATACATACATGGTGCGCGGCATGGCTGCCGTAGAAATGGCGAAGAGCAATGACGAGTTGGCGGCAGCCGTCAAGGAGTTCAGGAAAGCCACCGAGATTGCCCCCACCTTGGCGCCCGCCTGGTACAATCTGGGGTTGGCACAGGCCAAGATAGGGCAATTGAAGGATGCCATTGAAAGCTATCGCAAATACGTTGCCTTGGCGCCGAAGGCGAATGACGCTCAGAAGGTCAAGGACGAGATCATTAAACTGGAATATCGGCTCGAACAGATAGAGCAGATTAACGCCTTTGCTGGAGAATGGGTGGCAGCCGACGGCACATTGAGGGCCTCCATCGTTGCTGAAGGTAACAAATTGACGATTACAATGAATACCACTGTTACATTTTCCGGCAGCACCGCGGCCTGGATTTATGATAATCCAATTCCTTCTCCCAACGTATACGACAATAAAAGCCTTGTCTTTCACCTTGAGTCGAGGGGAAGCAAGTTGCTGGGAACGCTTGAGTCGCCGGAGATACCTCCTTACACGACGGGAGCATGCTCCCTGCCCCCCGAAAAAAACCAGGCCGAAGGAACGTGGGAGAATGGCCGCATTATGCTCAAGTCGACTGTGATGAAATTTAAAATGATCATGAACAGCAATGACAGCCTGTTTGCCGACCCGAAAGTGCGTTGTGACGGGGTTGCAGCAATCGGCACCATGCCGTTTGCGCTCGCCCTCATCGGGCCATTAGGTACGGGGGGAATTGGTGCCGGTGTCTCTTCCGGCGCAGCGGGTGGCCTGATGATTACAGAGGTAATTGCGGGGGCGCCGGCTGAACAGGCAGGATTGAGGAAAGGAGACGAAATTGTTGCCGTCGATGGAAGCGAATTGTCTCTTCTCAAGGGAGATGGAGAAAAACTCATGAAGCTGCGGGGGCAACCAGGGAGCATGGTGCAACTGGTTGTGAAACGGGTAAACGAAAAATCCGATAGTTCTCCAGCAACGGAAAGAGGGAATACGCTTACCCTTTCTGTCGCTCGGGTGGATATTTCAGCTCGGAAATAG
- a CDS encoding PhoH family protein, protein MKKYFVVDTNVLLHNADSLTAFADNIVVLPISVIEELDKFKSHNDELGRNARYVIRQLDALRQKGRLGEGVVMDGGGTLQIYMEKGQCIDTGLDMHVADNRILAVAFTLLKQGKTVIFVSKDINARIKADALGIEVMDFEKQKVNIDELYRGQREILVPGLVIDEFYQKKQVATEALDLMPNEFVLLRDEEDEKHTALTRAREGQMLGPLHEEYETVWNIRSRSKEQRMAFELLMDPAIQLVTLVGQAGTGKTLLALAAALECVLSLKRYDRILVSRPIIPMGKDLGYMPGDKDEKLAHWMQPIFDNLTYLMADGAKRKEHETDESAKQKVDKLLQSHVVELEALTYIRGRSIPRQFVIVDEAQNLTPHEVKTIISRAGEGTKMVLTGDPYQIDNPYLDTSSNGLAYAVERLKQQKIHGHITLLKSERSVLAGVAADFL, encoded by the coding sequence TTGAAAAAATACTTTGTGGTCGATACCAATGTCCTCCTGCACAATGCCGATTCCCTCACCGCTTTTGCCGACAATATCGTGGTTCTGCCCATCTCGGTTATCGAGGAGTTGGATAAGTTCAAGAGCCATAACGACGAACTGGGCCGCAATGCCAGATATGTGATCCGCCAGCTCGATGCCTTGCGCCAGAAGGGCAGGCTCGGTGAAGGGGTGGTCATGGACGGCGGCGGCACCCTGCAGATCTATATGGAAAAGGGCCAATGTATCGACACGGGGTTGGACATGCATGTGGCGGACAACCGGATCCTGGCCGTGGCCTTCACCCTGCTCAAGCAAGGAAAAACGGTCATCTTCGTGTCCAAGGACATCAATGCCCGGATCAAGGCCGACGCCCTGGGCATCGAGGTGATGGATTTTGAGAAACAGAAGGTCAATATCGACGAGCTGTACCGGGGGCAGCGGGAGATCCTGGTGCCCGGCTTGGTGATCGACGAATTTTACCAGAAGAAACAGGTCGCAACCGAAGCGCTTGATCTGATGCCCAACGAGTTTGTCCTTTTGCGGGACGAGGAGGATGAAAAGCATACCGCCCTGACCCGCGCCCGGGAGGGGCAGATGTTGGGCCCCCTGCACGAGGAGTACGAAACGGTCTGGAACATCCGCTCGCGCAGCAAGGAGCAGCGCATGGCCTTTGAGCTCCTGATGGACCCGGCCATCCAGTTGGTGACCCTGGTGGGCCAGGCCGGTACCGGCAAAACCCTGCTGGCCCTGGCTGCGGCCCTGGAGTGCGTGCTCAGCCTGAAGCGCTACGATCGGATTCTCGTCTCCCGGCCCATCATCCCCATGGGCAAGGACCTGGGCTACATGCCCGGTGACAAGGATGAGAAGCTGGCCCATTGGATGCAGCCGATCTTCGACAATCTCACCTATCTGATGGCCGACGGCGCCAAGCGCAAGGAGCACGAAACCGACGAATCGGCCAAGCAGAAGGTGGACAAGCTCCTGCAATCCCATGTGGTGGAGCTGGAGGCGTTGACCTATATCCGCGGCCGCTCCATTCCCCGTCAGTTTGTCATCGTGGACGAGGCCCAGAACCTGACGCCCCACGAGGTGAAAACCATCATCAGCCGGGCCGGAGAAGGGACCAAGATGGTGCTCACCGGCGATCCGTACCAGATCGACAACCCCTATCTCGATACCAGCAGCAACGGCCTGGCCTACGCGGTGGAACGGCTGAAGCAGCAGAAGATTCACGGCCACATCACCCTGCTCAAAAGCGAGCGGAGCGTGCTGGCCGGGGTAGCCGCCGATTTTCTCTAA
- a CDS encoding NAD+ synthase: protein MKIALIQYNPVIGDFAANIAAITTWLDKAKAAGCRLAILPELAISGYPPQDLLERSVFLNDQDHAFAQLVKKTSGIGVLCGLVSRNPDPAGKPLHNSAVLFSDGELLCTTHKQLLPSYDVFDEARYFEPGHSNGTFRYKGLHLGVTICEDIWNDKSLFPRPLYATDPVDSMLAQAETPVDLLINLAASPFTLGKSGIRQKIFTNLCRRYQLPFIYVNQVGGQDSLIFDGDSIALDKAGTVIARAARFREDLVVVDTETWQGEIHSTPVDPEQETGEVCEALVLGTRDYVTKCGFSKAVIGLSGGVDSALTAAIAARALGPENVLGLALPSPYSSPESLEDAEQLAKNLGIEFSILPISGLFEAYLAALAPVFAGAAVDVTEQNIQARIRGNLLMAIANKQRRLLLSTGNKSENAVGYCTLYGDMSGGLAVIADVPKQLVYALCRFLNTEREVIPVRTIDKPPSAELAPEQKDEDDLPPYPVLDAILAAYLEEHRSIAEIVAMGFAQTVVEDVVRRIRINEYKRKQAPLGLKVTTKAFGQGRRYPTAEGYREGAQP from the coding sequence ATGAAAATAGCCCTCATCCAATACAACCCGGTTATTGGCGACTTTGCCGCAAATATTGCCGCCATCACCACCTGGCTGGACAAGGCCAAGGCGGCGGGATGCCGGCTGGCCATCTTGCCGGAACTTGCCATCAGCGGCTACCCGCCCCAGGACCTCCTTGAACGGTCGGTCTTTCTCAACGATCAGGACCACGCCTTTGCCCAACTGGTGAAAAAAACCAGCGGAATCGGTGTGCTCTGCGGCCTGGTCAGCCGCAACCCCGACCCCGCCGGCAAGCCGCTGCACAACAGCGCGGTCCTGTTCAGCGACGGCGAGCTCCTCTGCACCACCCACAAACAGCTGCTCCCCTCCTACGATGTCTTTGACGAGGCCCGCTACTTCGAGCCGGGCCATAGCAACGGAACCTTCCGCTACAAGGGATTGCACCTGGGGGTCACCATCTGCGAGGATATCTGGAACGACAAAAGCCTCTTTCCCCGCCCCCTCTATGCCACTGATCCGGTGGACAGTATGCTGGCCCAGGCCGAGACGCCGGTTGATCTCCTGATCAATCTCGCCGCCTCCCCCTTCACCCTGGGCAAGAGCGGCATCCGGCAGAAGATCTTCACCAACCTCTGCCGACGGTACCAGCTGCCCTTTATCTATGTCAACCAGGTGGGCGGCCAGGATTCCCTGATCTTTGACGGCGACAGCATCGCCCTGGACAAAGCCGGCACGGTTATCGCCCGGGCCGCCCGCTTCCGCGAAGATCTGGTGGTGGTGGACACCGAGACCTGGCAGGGGGAAATCCACTCCACCCCCGTTGACCCGGAGCAGGAGACCGGCGAGGTCTGCGAGGCCCTGGTGCTGGGCACCCGCGACTATGTGACAAAATGCGGTTTCAGCAAAGCAGTCATCGGGTTGTCCGGCGGGGTGGATTCGGCCCTGACCGCAGCCATCGCCGCCCGCGCCCTGGGACCGGAAAACGTGCTGGGTCTGGCCCTGCCCTCGCCCTACTCCTCCCCGGAAAGCCTGGAGGATGCCGAACAACTGGCCAAAAACCTGGGTATCGAATTTTCCATCCTGCCCATCTCCGGGCTCTTCGAGGCCTATCTCGCCGCCCTGGCCCCCGTCTTTGCCGGGGCAGCGGTGGATGTCACCGAACAGAATATCCAGGCCCGCATCCGGGGCAATCTGCTCATGGCCATCGCCAACAAACAGCGTCGCTTGTTGCTCTCCACCGGCAACAAGAGCGAAAACGCCGTGGGCTACTGCACCCTGTACGGCGACATGAGCGGCGGCCTGGCGGTGATCGCCGATGTGCCCAAGCAGCTGGTCTACGCGCTCTGCCGCTTCCTCAACACCGAGCGGGAGGTCATCCCTGTCCGCACCATCGACAAGCCGCCCAGCGCCGAGCTCGCCCCCGAGCAGAAGGATGAAGACGACCTGCCGCCCTACCCGGTGCTGGACGCAATCCTGGCCGCCTATCTCGAGGAACACCGCTCCATAGCCGAGATCGTGGCCATGGGCTTTGCGCAAACGGTGGTGGAGGACGTGGTCCGCCGGATCCGGATCAACGAATACAAACGCAAACAGGCTCCCTTAGGCCTCAAGGTCACGACCAAGGCCTTCGGCCAGGGCCGCCGCTACCCCACGGCCGAAGGGTACCGGGAAGGGGCGCAACCATGA
- a CDS encoding type II toxin-antitoxin system HicB family antitoxin, producing the protein MAETIKYSFEVRPLSNEDGRGYLVTFPDLPGCMSDGETIEEAIANAMDAEHSWLATAREFGDAVPRPGN; encoded by the coding sequence ATGGCCGAGACCATCAAATATTCTTTCGAGGTGCGCCCATTGTCAAACGAGGACGGTCGGGGCTATCTGGTGACTTTCCCCGACCTGCCCGGGTGCATGTCCGATGGCGAGACCATCGAAGAGGCCATTGCCAACGCCATGGACGCAGAGCACTCATGGCTTGCAACGGCTAGGGAGTTCGGCGATGCCGTGCCCAGGCCTGGGAACTAG